The window CGACGAAGCCCTGCTCACGCAGCCGCTCGATCGCGGCCCGCACCTCGCGCTCGTCGCGCGCCAGCACGCGGCGGCGCGTCGTGCGCAGCCGGCGCAGCTCGCCCGCGAGCAGCGCGCGCCCGCGCTCGCTCGCCCGAGCGATCTCGGCGCGCAGCGTGTCGTCGAGCACCGTGTCGTCGTGGAACTCGCCGAGCGTCTCCTGCAGCGCCTTGAGCCTGCGCACCGCCTCGCGGCCGCGCTCGCCGAGGTAGGGCTCGAGGATCTCGAGCTGGTAGCGGAGCTTCTTCGCCGCGATGCGCACCGCGTGCAGCTCCTCCGCCGCGGCCGGCGTCCCCGGTGGTGCGGTGAGCGGCGGCTCGGTCACCTGACGTGACTCCGCGAGCAGCGTCGGCGCGATCGTGCGCAGCAGCTCGGCGATCGGCGCGTCGTGCGCGCCCGCCGCGTGGGGGACCGCGGTGTACGCGTCGGTCGCCTGGGCCGTGGCGCCGTTCAGCGCCTGCGCGACCGTGCCCGCCGCGACCGCACCCTCGAGCTGCCCGTGCAGGCGCTCGAGCCGTGCGTCGAGCCGGTCGAGCCGCACGTCGGCGAAGCACGCCATCATGCGCTCGCGCGCGCGGCGTCGGCGGCGCGCGAGCCGCGCGTCGACGTGCTCGAGGGCGAGCGCGCGCTGCGGTGTGGCGCGCTCGGCGAGCTTCGCCAGCCGCAGCCGCAGGACGTCGAGCTCGCGCACCCGCCCGAGCGCGCGCGTCAGATCGCGCACCGCGGACGCGAGCCGGCGCTGCTCGTCGGGATCGAGCCACGGCGCGAAGGTCTTGAGGCACGCGCGCAGGCGCCGCGTCGCGACCCGCATGTCGTGCACGCCCTCGGGGTCGCGGCCGTCGACCGCGGCGGCGACGTTGCCGAACATCTTGCGTCGCTGCTCGTCGAGCACCTGTGCCGCGCGACCGTAGATCGACGGCGGCGGGGCAGGGGCGCGCGGCGCTTCGCTCCGTGCTGCGCCGCTGCGCGGTGCGTTGCTCCGCGCCGTTCGCGTGCGGCGCGCGACGGCACGCCTCGCGTGCGCCGTCGAGCCCGGCTGCCGTCGTGCCGCCACGTGTGGTGCGTACCCTGTGACGGCGCGGATTTGAAGCCCGGCCACGCGCGCTTTCGCCGTCGCCGCGACGGAACGACGCGCCTACGAGAGCGATCGGACGCTCGTGCGCATGCGCTGCTCGGCGCGCTGCGCGAGCGCCCGGAGCGCCGCGTCGACGAACTCGCCGCACGCCGACTGCCAGGCGTCGACCAGACCGCGCGGCCGTCCGACGATGCTCGAGTCGAAGCTGACGCCGAGCGACAGCCAGCGCTCGAAGCGCTGCGCGCCGACCGCCACACCGGCCGTCCCGGCGTCGGCGGTGAGCGGGTAGACGCGCTGCACGCGCGCGCCGGCGAGCGTGCGCGCGTGCAATGGCAGCTCGCGGTACGCGAGCTCGACGTCGTAGCGCTGTGCCGAGCGCGGCGCGACGCCCTGCGACAGCGCGAGCGGCAGCGCCGTCATCGCGCCGGCGAGCGCCTTCATCGCCGCGAGCCGCGCCTCGCTGCCGAGCGCCGCGAGCAGCTCGTGGAAGTGCGCCGCGCGCCGCAGCGGATCGGTCTCCTCGATCGGCAGCAGCATGCCGGCGACGCGCGATTCGGGCAGCGACACGAGCGCGCGCAGCGTCGCCGGCAGCACGCCACGCTCGTTCTGCTCGAGACGGGCGAGCGCGCCCGACGAGATCGCGAGCAGGACGTCCTCGAGCCCGAGGCCGAGCGGGCGGCGCACGGCGTCGAGCGCGGCGAGCGGCAGGTCGACGAGCGCGAGCGCGCGCGGCCGCGCGGCGCCGCCGAGCAGCGTGCCGGGCGCGCTCTCGGCGAGCCGCTCGGTGAGCAGCGCGCCGAGCGAGCGCGCGGCCCGAAGCGCCGCGTCGGCGAGCTCGCCCGACCACGCGCCGCCGTCGAGGCGCGTCGCACCGAGCGTCGCGCGCGCGAGCTCACCGGAGAGCAGCGCGGTCTCACGCGCGGCGCGAAGCAGGCTCAGCGCCGACTGCCGCAGCGCTGCGGCCTGCGGCACCAGCGCCTCCAGCGTCTCGACCAGCGCGAGCATCGGGCTCGCGGGATCGCTCGCGGCGTTCTCTTCGGTGTCGTCGCTGCCGTCGTCGACCAGCGACGAGAGCAGCGCCGTGCTCGTCCCCGAGCGCTCGAGCTGCGGGTCGACCTTCACGAGCAGCAGCGAGCGCGCATCGCCCTCGAGCACGTGCAGCTCCCAGGGCGGCGCCTTGTGTGCAAGCGGTTGAAAGAATCGCCGCGTCGCCACGCCGAGCAGGTCGCGGTCGTTGCCGATCCGCTCCCAGCGCAGGTGGTAGGACAGATCGAAGCCGTGCTCGACCCAGTCGGCGGCGAGCCTGCCGCGACGCTTGACGCGCCGGCGACGCAGCCGCGGGTGCCGGTCGACGGCCGCCTCGAGCCCGTCGACGATCTCGGGATGGGACGGGGCGCCGCGCAGAAGCACGATGCTGCCCGCGCAGGGCCGAGAGATCGGCCGCACCTCGTGACCTCCTCGTTCGAAGGAAAACGACTCGATCGATGAAGTCATGAGAGTGTCGTCCAATCTCGCACGCGCCCGTAGTGGTGACAAGACGGTTCGGGCGTCAAGCTACTTTCGACGCGCACATTTCTCGCGCGCGTCACGCGACCGTCAAGTGAAGCGCTCGCGACCTCGCTTGCGCAGCTCGGCGACGGCACGGCGGACGTCCTGGGCACGGTCCTTGCTGCACACGAGCACGCCGTCGCGCGTGATCGCGACGATCACCTTCTCCACTCCGACGAGCGCGACCGCGATCTCTTCATCGGCTTCGTTGAAAACGATCGAGTCGCGCGCATCGACGAGCACGGCGTCGCCTTCGACGACGTTTCCCGCTGCGTCGGTCGTGCGCGTGCGCTCGAGCGCGTCCCACGCTCCGACGTCGTCCCAGGGAAACCCTGCAGGGAGAACCCACACGTTGTCGGCGCGCTCCATCAGGCCGACGTCGATCGAGACGTCGGCGAGCGGTGCGAACGCTTCACGAAGCGTGCCGCGCGCGCGCGACGCGAGCGCATCGCGCATCGTGCGCTGTGCGCGCGAAAGGTCGGGCATGTGGCGCGCGAGGCCCCGAAGGAACGTCGACACGCGCCAGAAGAACATGCCGCTGTTCCAGTAATGATGGCCGGACCGCGCGTACGCGCGCGCGGTGGCCTCGTCGGGCTTCTCGCGGAAGCGCAGCACGCGCAGTGGCGTGCGTGCGGCGTCGGCAGCGTCGCCCGTCCGCTCGGACGGCGACACCTCGATGTAGCCGTAGCCGGTCTCGGGACGCGTCGGCACGATGCCGATCGTCACCAGCGCGTCCTCGGTCGCCGCGAAGTCGAGCGCGCGCGCGACGTCGGCGCGGAAGCGCTCGGGCTCGCCGATCTGGTGATCGGCGGTGAGGACCGCCATCACCATGTCCTCCGGGTCGCCGTGCTGCTGCTCGAGGTGAGCGGCGGCGAGCGCCAGGCAGGCGGCGGTGTTGCGCTTCTCGGGCTCGGCGAGCACGTTCTCGCGCGGCAGCGAGGGCAGGGCTTCGGCGATCGGCTCCGCGAGCAGCTCGCTCGTCGCGATGACGATGTTCTCGCGCGGGATCAGCGGCGCGATGCGCTCGATCGCCTCCTCGAGCATCGACAGCCGTGCGTCGGTGAGGCGCAGAAGCTGCTTCGGGCGCGCGCGCCGGCTCGCGGGCCAGAAGCGCTCCCCCGAGCCCCCGGCCATGATGACGGCGAAGCGACGCATCCGGCTCCCATACCATGGCGTCTGCGCGATGCATCGCGCAGCGCGGCGAAGGGCGATTTGACGCTGGCGTGGGGTTTCTGCGACGCAGGCGGGCATGGATGACGCCACGCGCCGGCTCGCGGAGATCCTCCTCGAGCGCTCGTTCCTCGAGAACCACGAGAAGCCGTTCCTCCTCGCGTCCGGGAAGACGAGCCCGTTCTACTTCGAGTGCTCGCTGACCACGACCTGGCCGCCGGCGATGCCGCTGATCGGCAAGCTCGTGTTCGAGCGGATCCGCGGCAAGGTGAAGGCGATCGGCGGTCCGACGATGGGCGCGGACCCGATCTCGGCCGCGGTCGCGTACTACAGCGAGACGGTGGGCGAGCCGATCCCGTGGTTCAGCATCCGCAAGACGGCGAAGGACCACGGCACCGGCGGCTTCCTCGAGGGCAGCGCGCCCGCGGCGGGCGAGCCGGTGGCGCTGGTCGACGACGTGCTGACGCGCGGCGGCGCGATGCTCGACGGGCTGCGCGCGGCGCGCGAGTCCGGTCTCGAGGTCGCGGTGGCGGTGGTGCTGCTCGACCGCCAGGAGCAGGATGGGCGCGCGCGCGTCGAGGCGGCGTGTCGCGAGATCGGCGCGGAGTTCGTCGCGCTGCTGACCAAGAGCGAGATCGACGAGGTGCGCGCGGCGCGCGACGCCGCGGCGGGCAAGCGCTCGTAGCGCCCGTGCGCGGCGCGCTCGGCCGACGCGTTGCCGGGCTCGCGCGCCGCTGCTTGACCTCGCGCGGCGCTCGGTGAAACTGCCCGCGTGCGCAGTCGCCCCGCTGCTTCCGCCGTGCCTTTCGCCCGCCGGCTCGTCGTCGCTGGCCTGCTGGTCGCGCTCGCGACCGCGCTCGCGACGCCGGCGCTCGCCGCGTCGTTCCGCGGCCGCGTGGTCAAGATCCGCGACGGCGACACGATCGACGTGCTGCGCGACCGCACGGCGGTCAAGGTGCGCGTCTTCGGCGTGGACGCGCCCGAGCGCGGGCAGCCGTACTCGGCGCGCGCCAAGTCCTTCACCGCCGATCTGGTCGGCAACCGCGAGGTGCGGGTCGAGGTGAAGGAGGTCGACCGCTACGGGCGGATCGTCGGCGAGGTCCTGCTCGACGACGGCCGCAGCCTCGGCCCCGAGCTCGTGCGCGCCGGGCTCGCCTGGCACTACCGGCGCTACTCGAAGGACCCGGAGCTCGCGCGGCTCGAGGAGGAGGCGCGTCGTGCGCGGCGCGGTTTGTGGGCCGACCCGAAGCCGACGCCGCCGTGGGCCTACCGCGAGATGCTGCGCGGCAAGTCGCGTCGCTCCGCGAAGTGAGGCGGGACGAGCCGCGTCGGCATCGGCCCGCGAGGCGCGAGCACCCACGTCCGTCCGCGAGCGTGAAGCGCGGCGCCGCACGCCGCGCGCGATCTCACGCTTCGAACAGCTCGTTGCGCAGCAGACGTCCCGGCAGCTCGCCCGTGTGCTCGCCGCCGCGCATCAGCACGCGTCCGTTGACGATCGTCGCCTCGTAGCCGCGCGCGTCCTGCGACAGGTGCGGCGCCGAGGCCGGGAACTCGTGCTTGACGACCGGCAGCTCGACGTCGAGGCGGTCGAGGTCGATGACGTTGAGATCCGCGTACGCGCCGCGGCGGATCAGGCCGCGCCCGTGCAGGCCCCACATCAAGGCCGGATCGAAGGTCAGCTTGCGCACCGCCTCCTCGAGCCCGAGCAGCTTCCGCTCGCGCACCCAGTAGGCGAGGAGGAAGGTCGTGAAGCTCGCGTCGCAGGTCTGGCTCGTGTGCGCGCCCGAGTCTCCGAGCCCGATGCCGGTCAGCGGGTGGCGGAGCATCTCGGCCGCCGCGTCGAGGTCGGGGTTGTAGAGCGGGACGATGAAGAAGCCCCGGAGGTCGGTCGCGAGGATGTGGTCGAGGATGACCTGGCCGACCTCCTTGCCGGTGCGCTCGGCGATGCCGACGACGCTGCGCTCGGGCGCCGTCTCGTAGGCCTTCACGCCGTCGCCGACGAGCGGGAAGACGTGGCGCAGCGTCGCCATGCCGCCCAGAATGTCGCCGCTCGTGCCGCGGATCGATTCGAGGAGCTTCGCCTGCATCGCGGGATCGCGCAGCGCCTCGCGCTGCTTCTCGATCGGCTCGGCGATCAGGTCGAAGCCCGCGGGGAACATCGTGAGCGGCGAGATCGAGGTGCCGAAGCCCATCAGGATGCCGACGCTGCGCACCGCGACCTGCGGCACGAGCCGCGCGCCCTGCGCGACCGCGCGCTCGACCTTGGCGAGCACGTCGCGCCACACCTCGGGGTAGGCGAGGTTCTGGATCAGCCCGAAGCTCATCGGCCGCGCGGACGCGAGCGCGACCGGCACCATCCACTCGTAGTCGCGGTCGAAGCCGTTCGCGTCCTCGCCGGCGGCGCCGTAGGGCACGAGCTCGAAGACGCCGGTGCCGACCTCGGCGAGCGCGCGTCCGATGGCGTCGAGCTCGCGGCGGTCGGCGAA is drawn from Candidatus Binatia bacterium and contains these coding sequences:
- a CDS encoding amidohydrolase family protein translates to MKADLVIRGGTIVDGSGRPAYVADVVVSGDRIAAIGKHDGPAHEVIDARGKVVTPGFVDVHTHLDAQITWDPLGSPSNLHGVTSAIVGNCGVGFAPCKPQDRDYLMFLMEGVEDVPRAAMKEGIAWRWETFPEYLEHLASSRLGINVGAHLSHAPLRIWAMGEKGATDAPASDEELALMHRAIVDAMRAGALGFASGRTTMHRTPAWDPVPGTFADRRELDAIGRALAEVGTGVFELVPYGAAGEDANGFDRDYEWMVPVALASARPMSFGLIQNLAYPEVWRDVLAKVERAVAQGARLVPQVAVRSVGILMGFGTSISPLTMFPAGFDLIAEPIEKQREALRDPAMQAKLLESIRGTSGDILGGMATLRHVFPLVGDGVKAYETAPERSVVGIAERTGKEVGQVILDHILATDLRGFFIVPLYNPDLDAAAEMLRHPLTGIGLGDSGAHTSQTCDASFTTFLLAYWVRERKLLGLEEAVRKLTFDPALMWGLHGRGLIRRGAYADLNVIDLDRLDVELPVVKHEFPASAPHLSQDARGYEATIVNGRVLMRGGEHTGELPGRLLRNELFEA
- the pyrE gene encoding orotate phosphoribosyltransferase, with product MDDATRRLAEILLERSFLENHEKPFLLASGKTSPFYFECSLTTTWPPAMPLIGKLVFERIRGKVKAIGGPTMGADPISAAVAYYSETVGEPIPWFSIRKTAKDHGTGGFLEGSAPAAGEPVALVDDVLTRGGAMLDGLRAARESGLEVAVAVVLLDRQEQDGRARVEAACREIGAEFVALLTKSEIDEVRAARDAAAGKRS
- a CDS encoding thermonuclease family protein: MPFARRLVVAGLLVALATALATPALAASFRGRVVKIRDGDTIDVLRDRTAVKVRVFGVDAPERGQPYSARAKSFTADLVGNREVRVEVKEVDRYGRIVGEVLLDDGRSLGPELVRAGLAWHYRRYSKDPELARLEEEARRARRGLWADPKPTPPWAYREMLRGKSRRSAK
- a CDS encoding CHAD domain-containing protein; protein product: MLDEQRRKMFGNVAAAVDGRDPEGVHDMRVATRRLRACLKTFAPWLDPDEQRRLASAVRDLTRALGRVRELDVLRLRLAKLAERATPQRALALEHVDARLARRRRRARERMMACFADVRLDRLDARLERLHGQLEGAVAAGTVAQALNGATAQATDAYTAVPHAAGAHDAPIAELLRTIAPTLLAESRQVTEPPLTAPPGTPAAAEELHAVRIAAKKLRYQLEILEPYLGERGREAVRRLKALQETLGEFHDDTVLDDTLRAEIARASERGRALLAGELRRLRTTRRRVLARDEREVRAAIERLREQGFVALVADALAAAGVPLPTPDEAEPSVGSAATREDAAAALGGEASAQDARVGAASEVTREASS
- a CDS encoding wax ester/triacylglycerol synthase domain-containing protein — its product is MRPISRPCAGSIVLLRGAPSHPEIVDGLEAAVDRHPRLRRRRVKRRGRLAADWVEHGFDLSYHLRWERIGNDRDLLGVATRRFFQPLAHKAPPWELHVLEGDARSLLLVKVDPQLERSGTSTALLSSLVDDGSDDTEENAASDPASPMLALVETLEALVPQAAALRQSALSLLRAARETALLSGELARATLGATRLDGGAWSGELADAALRAARSLGALLTERLAESAPGTLLGGAARPRALALVDLPLAALDAVRRPLGLGLEDVLLAISSGALARLEQNERGVLPATLRALVSLPESRVAGMLLPIEETDPLRRAAHFHELLAALGSEARLAAMKALAGAMTALPLALSQGVAPRSAQRYDVELAYRELPLHARTLAGARVQRVYPLTADAGTAGVAVGAQRFERWLSLGVSFDSSIVGRPRGLVDAWQSACGEFVDAALRALAQRAEQRMRTSVRSLS
- a CDS encoding sugar phosphate nucleotidyltransferase, coding for MRRFAVIMAGGSGERFWPASRRARPKQLLRLTDARLSMLEEAIERIAPLIPRENIVIATSELLAEPIAEALPSLPRENVLAEPEKRNTAACLALAAAHLEQQHGDPEDMVMAVLTADHQIGEPERFRADVARALDFAATEDALVTIGIVPTRPETGYGYIEVSPSERTGDAADAARTPLRVLRFREKPDEATARAYARSGHHYWNSGMFFWRVSTFLRGLARHMPDLSRAQRTMRDALASRARGTLREAFAPLADVSIDVGLMERADNVWVLPAGFPWDDVGAWDALERTRTTDAAGNVVEGDAVLVDARDSIVFNEADEEIAVALVGVEKVIVAITRDGVLVCSKDRAQDVRRAVAELRKRGRERFT